The genomic segment tcctctcctctcctctcctctcctctcctctcctctcgtctcctctcctctcctctcctctcctctcctctcctctcctctcctctcctctcctctcctatcgcctctcctctcctctcctctcctctcctatcgcctctcctctcctctcctctcctctcctctctagaGGAGCATAGTGTTATGTGTCTGATGGTCCCTAAACCACTAGACAGCTTTAACCTGCTGAGGGTGAAGGGGAAAGGCCTCAAGCAGAAGGTCCTTCATGCTAGCTGTGAATGGTATGCTGTATAGATAGAAAATCACCTGaccacatttcttttcttttctctctagTCTAGTTTTGTGGTCTAGTTTCCCAAAAGCTCCTGTGGAATTTTCCAATTAGAAAACCTAATAAGATAAAGGTTTATTAACTGGAAGTGTAAAGTGAGCCGTCTTGACTTCTGGTTAATATAATCTGTAAAGTCAGATAAGTGCTGCCTTTAAAAGTTATGTGATGTATTTGACTGTAACCTGTAAATCACTTTAACCTGACTGTTGTAtcaacagttgtgtttttgtttgactctGGTCAAATAAAGTCAGTATAAGTCTTTTTGATAAATCTTCCAGAGTGAAGGTTCTTGATCTTCTCTTCCACTGAAACCTGAACAGAGATCAGCGATGGTCAATAAGACCTGACCTTCAGATGAGAGACTGAAAATGTGGATATCGAGCAGTTTGTGTAGCATTATAACTTCTATGTTATCACTAAGTGCTAATATTGTGAATATATTTAGCAAAAGGCCAGTGTCAGACATTTGATGTCAAGTTTATTTATGTAGTTTTTAATGACACGAACGGTGTGAGAGGAAAAATCTTTTCAGAAGCTTGATTTTCATAACATTCATGGTTTTTCTAGGACGTAAACTTGTCTAGTGGTTTTTAAGGAAGTAGGAATATAGAATTAAAAACAAGTTGTTAGAGCTTAtatgttgtctgtctgtctgtctgtctgtctgtctgtctgtctgtctgtctgtctgtctgtctgtctgtgtttgtctctgtaggAGTCTTTGCAGTCTGGCACAGTAGAGCATCATGGGGTGtgatgtaattttctttttgtcccttcatctttttctcctgttatttacctccttcctcctttcctttatCCCTCCATCCCCCATTAATCCATCCTCCTCCCTTGCCCCCTcacctcacccctcctcctcctcctcaggctcCTGCCTAGAGATTCTTCGGGGAGAAAGTCCGGCTCTTGGGGAGGCCGGGAGCGACTCAGCATCCCCCATGTCTCCTCGGACTAGCAAGAGCCGCATGTCTATGAAGCTGCGGCGCTCCTCTGGATCGGCCAATAAGACTTGATCTTTCCAGGTTCCTTGGCTCAGTCAGAACTGACACTTCATATCATGACAGCGAACGAACAGTGGTCTTTTTCTCACATCAACCTATGAGACTTACACCAGAGGACATTTGGTCTATAATTGCACTTAAAGTACAAGAAATTAAGAAAGACACAACTTAAAATGAACTTTGAAAATGAACAAGCTCTGGGGAAATTCACATAGATATTATATTCAACAGGAAAAATGATGCTCAGTGTTCAGGCAGAAGATGTTGACACATGTCCCCTCCAGCATGTTGCCGCTCTGATCAGACACTGGTCTTTTATGTACAAAACGCTTTGTCGCACACTTGTACTCTCAAAAGCACATGTAATAGTATTTCATggactatactatactgtaactttattttgaaattgctCACAGCTGCTGTATTTATCCTCAGCTTTgcttacaagaaaaaaaaccccacagaaACCAGTTGACCCAGTGCTGCAGCATGCTGATCTTCGCCATAGTGGGAGAAGCTGAATAAGTGCTGCCTATAGAGAGCAGTTTTAGTTCATAATCTGTGCCATGATAAAAACTCCAGTGTTAAGTCAGACTGCAGAAAGCTAAAGTGTGCCACATTACACACTGCTCTGTAAACCAGTTTTGAAGCGCGTATTCAACGACCAACAAAGAGCAGAGTCTcttcagtctctgtgtgtgttgtgtcgtTGAAGGTTGCCATGGGGAAACTTGTATATTTGTACTATAGTCgggctgtgtgtgtacagacagAACCATGAgttttgatataaaatgaaacaagagTGATGACTGTAAAGTGTTGCATGGAGAAAGCAAGATAAAAGTCTATTTTTGTTCTCAGTGCAGCGTTAGGTCTATAGAGATAAAGATAAAGGGCCGGGGTCAGTTTCTATTCAGTCCTTGAAATGTAAATAGAATCTCATTCATTtgcagacaataaaaaaaaaacatcttgtggACTTGGCAGCGTTCTCGAGCCAAACATCTGTGTTTGAATTCAGGAGAAAGAGCTTAAGGGACTGAAAGTGACCCGACCTGTTCTCTTAGTGGAAGGAACaatgttactgtatgtacagtaatgATGGCAGGATTATTTGTCTAGAAAATTAACAAGGCAAGCTGATCAAAGAAAAAGCAcctgttactgttgtttttgctcatGCTGTAAAATGTGGACAAGCACTGATGTTCATTGCatctattttctttctattttttatttttttgtgtgtgtgttttgatccAAACAAGAATGTTGCTGTATATCACTCTGTCATCTGATGCAATGGAACCAcaactttccttttctttgttgaTCTGAGTACACATATATGAATATCTATAAGAATGTGTACAGTGTGAGGAGGCTTGTTGTGTATATACTGTTCTATGAAAGTTAGCTGCCAAAACCAAACTGGTTTATCCTCAGACCACATATCTGCTAAGTGGGTTAACACTAcaacattttatgtttcagtagTTTCTCTTTCATAACCAGTTTGCACTTACACATGCTTTCGGGATTTAAACTTAATCTCATTTTAGCTCAAATAGCCAACATTACTTTACAGTTAATATGTTTAACCTTGGTACCACAGCTAGACTGGGgaaatttgaaagaaaaatgagcaTTAACTGTTGTCAAatatcactttgtttttttctctaaaatgAATTACTAAACATCACTATAATGACAATATTGTATTTAtcagaatatactgtatactgggGATTTAAGGCCATGTCACTCCTGATAAATGCCAGTGAGAGAAGTTTTAGTCTCATtgatatctgtgtgtttctctgactCAGTTACTGGGGcccagtgtttttcttttagaggCATTTTTAGGGATGGAAAATTAAAGTATACAGAAGAGAGATACTGTAGATCCAAGGCCaaagaggggaaggagagagagagagagagagatgtcaatTTATCTTCACTTtgatttgaatgttttgtttatgtctttttttttttctttttttttcttttttttttttctttattaaatctGCTCTTATATTTAGACTCGTCTTCAGTTCCACTTCTGGATGGAGGGGGATCAGCATGTAATCACAATCCAGAAAATGTAACTTAAACACTACCATAGATGATTTTCATGTATTTAACGTCCTCATTTCAGctcaacttaaaaaaagaaaaaaaaaactgacacgGCTTCAAATTAGCATAGATGAGTTATAAATGTCACggttgtggttttacagggtTTATCAGGATTGAATGTTCTTCCATTTATTTAACATGATGGCTTGTTTGTCcattgttcctttttttccatAGCCTGATCTCTGCTAAAAGAAACATGTATATGAAAGATCTATATTTGAAAATATAGGTCTAAGTTAAAGGTTTTGCATTATGCTTCACTGCTTGAAGTGTATCCAcagctgtattttctgttgctgtttattttatttttttatttcagccatAGTGTCTCTGTAGAGAGGAAAGGGATTGtaaaaacttcttttttttttgaccctTCCGTGGGGTTGAATTTGTTAAAACTTTGTCTCTGTAAATTGAGGTCAAACTCATGTTGTGTTactttgtgtgtgaatatttgaaGTCAGCTGAGATCAAAGTTGTCCCTTATAAGTTATTGCTGTTACCGATATTATTGCTGAGGTTGAAGCATTGTTGACTGGTTGAGACAGATCTTATGGTAGCACCCTGGGACTGATTTGTACCTGCCAGTAACCAACCAGGTCCCAGTTTGCTTGGTTACATCCTGTAAACAACCTGAACCTGTTCACATGACCAGATCAAACTCTGTCCTAGAACCTAAACCACACAGCAACGCCCTGTTTATTTTCACTCCCTGATACTAAGCCTCCCTTCCTCTTCCAATTAAAATACTTGCAACTCCACATGAGGACTTGAGTCCTGATGCTGCTTTAATGTCCCATGAGAAAGATTGGGAAAATTTCACACttcaaaatttgttttaaagattGTAAATACTCCTCAGGATCTTGTTTGGCATGCATTCAAAAAGTTCTGCTAATTCAACTGTACTGAACTCACATGTATGAATGCATGTTCATTTAGTTTAAAAAGCCTGATTAGCAGCAACCAAAATGTATAGGAAATCGAAGTTACCCAAAGCCTTTCAGCATTATCAAAAATTCATATCAGCTACCCTGAGGCACTGTGCTCGGGTTGTTAAGGTAGAAATATTTTTCAGCCTTTTGGCCCAAATCTTCATTGTCTGAAAAGAGGAAACTTCAGACTCCCCTTTCTTCTCCCTGTTTGTGCAGATTTCCCTCCATAAATAACAATTTTGATCATATGTGCCTGACGTAGATTGAACACGAGGGCTGCGATGGATACGGGTTCAGCTGGTGTCCAGACGTTAGTTTGGGACGATGCTGATATATGTAACTACTGACTCTACATACTGCATGACACCAGTTCAGTACTAACTGCCTGTGTTGACCATGTATCAGCTgtgccacaacacacacacacgcacacacgcttgcacatacacactcctcATACTATGTTACTGTCAAACCTGtattatgtaaatgtgaaacatctgtttcAGACACACAGAGCGTGGACGTGCAATGATGGAAATTTAACAATAAATGATTCGTACCACTCATTGCTAGACCTATTCAtatattgtgtgtctgtgtgtgtgcaacaaattttaaaaaataaaatgacagagaaCTCATTGATCATACTGTATTACCATTTATTGACAATAATTTTGAATAAATTTCACATTCAACTTCAAACATATCAAAATAGTACTAGGCTTCTGAGAACCACAATTACATTTTAGCATCATGAAGGCATTTAGCAAATATTTGAACAGTATTTTATAATCATTGaacacaaaagacatttttactAGCAGTACTAACATTAAATGTTCCATTTctgtatgaaaatattttatagcTGATAGGTTAACCGGCACATTTACTATAAAAGGCATATTCTGTCTGAtgatctgattattttctctttgtgtgttacTGTTTTTTATCGTTCACTGTACATGAAATAGAGTTAGGACATTGATTCTGTCTCCAGTTTTCAGGTTACGGAAGGTCACTTTCTAAAATGCGATCACAGGTCACTGATTATGGTCTGGCTCTGCTTAACTTATTACACCAGTCAGTAATGTAACCCACTGCACTGCCTCTTAACATCAGTGTAATCTGATTACTTTGCCACAGAAATATGTAGAACATGAGCTTAAACATCTGCCGCATGTAGCGAGAGCTGTGTTATTCATTGCTTTAGTATATATGTAACAGTATTCCTACTTTCTGTAGTCATGATCAAAATTCTGTCAAATTTCAGCATGTCGCATTCGCTCAGTTGTCACAGTTGAGTTTTAATGTCAAATCATTTACAGAGCAAAGGTTTATTATGAGACGGAGCGAGAGAAGCTGAAAAGAGATGGCTCTCTCAGTACAGATTACAAATATACAAAGTGTCTGATTTATGATTGTGTGATGGACTAATCCGTGtaacaacaaattaaatactGAGATAGTTATCAAAGGATTTCAACAAAAGAAATTTGAATAAAGGACGGTTTAATTTCCCTccagtttaaaatgtttatcatATAATAATCCTGCTTTTACTTTATCAAGGAGCATCCAAAATCTGTTGACTGTCCAGTGAATGGAAATATCCCTTTTTTTTCTAGCAAAGCAAGATAGGTTCACTCATGATAATATTACAACCCTGCTTGTTCACTTTTGTTTGCAGATATGGTTTCAGTATCATGGACATGGGTACCATGGGTTTGGttaatttgttttcactgagttatttatttagtttcagCACTATGGACAGTTGCAGTTTAACTATCAgtgttatatttaattttatagtGTCAGCATGTGGACCATTGTGAAACAACTTACAAGTCAGATTGCATACTGATCTTGAAACAAAGGCACAGTGACTCAATCCGTATCCTGTTACACTAATGATATACTTTTTGTCTTTAAAccacaactgaaacaaacaggCCGAAATTACAACAGAACCAGAGCCAATATAAATGTCGACATGAGtgtgaatgaaaacaactaCTTAATAGTTTCCCCGTAACGGCAATCGATGACTTATCAATCTGTTTGCTTCAGTGTCTGTATCTACGGCCGCACGGtcatctgcagcagcatcacCTGCCGGTTCTCGGTGGGATGAGACTTGTTGATGTGTCTCGTGAGCCCCGGGGAGCTGAAGAACGTGGACGGACAGTGTTTACAAGTAAAGatctgttgttgctgctgctgctgctgctcgcaTTCCCCAGTGccgctctcctctctgtgcGCGTGGAAAACGTCTGGCCTGAGTCCTCCTCCCAGTGTTCCCGCCAACAACTCGTCCCTCATCGCGTGCCACAGACGGTGCTTGTCCCTGATTTCAACCGACGGGAAGCGCGCGCCGCACAGGTGACACAGGAACACTTGGCTCTGTCCGCCGCTGTTCTCGCGCGCCTGACCATAAGATGGTGGGGGCGGAGACGCTGCTGCTGTCATCTCGTGTGCGGCCAGGTGTTTCTTGAGGTAAGCCTGTCGGCGGAATTTCTTCCCACAGTACCGGCACTCGTACACTTCCTCCTCCGGTAACGACTGGACAAACGGCAAAGGAGGATGAGAGAGTGACGGTGGCTGCTGCTGGGGCAGCTCCGCGCGCTCTTCTGGGTTGCCATTCAGCAGCAGGAGACTGGACGGTGGGCTGTCCGCCGctctcacctgctgctgcagatccAGACAGCTCTCCCCCGGGTTACGGTAATGAGGCGAGGAATCATAGTGAGGAGGCGCGAGGCTGTCGTTGTCGGGGCTGTCACGAGACCGACCGTGAAGCAGGAGCAGGGACGGCTCACGCCTGACGCGGGAGCTGTCCAGCGCTCTGTGGTGCTGATTCGTGTTAATGCGCAGCAGCTCGTTCTCTTTGCCCTCCATCTCCAACGGCTGCCTCTCGTGCTGAATGAGCCCTCGTGCCTCTTTTAACGGCTGGctcttgtttgtctctgctccTTGGTTGTTTACCGGACGGGGTTTGTGCCAACGGCGGTGGGAGGCCAAGTTGGCGGGGCAGCTGAAGACTTTGTCGCACTCGGGACACCGGTACTCCACGCGCACTATGCGAGAGCACTTGTGCTGCGCGAGGGAGAAAGGGTCCGGGTACTCCTCTTTACAGAGCTGACAGATGAATTCTCCCAGCGGTTGATTCCCGGTGGGAGCAGACGACTTCTCCCGCTGTCTCCTCAGCTCGGGGCTCTCCTTCTTGATCCGCAGACCCAAAACCGGCGAGGTCGTGACCTCATCCTCGAAGTTGAGTTTCCGGTTTACTTTGGGTTTCTTTGACGGATTTCCCGCTGATTGTTTGTGGTGTCTGTTGCTGTTCAATCGTTGATCCGTTTCAAGGTACGAGTGTTTTCTCCCCGTGTGATGCTGATCCTGGTTCATCAGCGTCAGTGGCGGGAACAAGTGCACGTGAGTCATACTCGGGTCATATTTGTCATTGTGACCGTAGGATGGCGTATGGTGGCGGCTGCTGCTCGCGAGAAGCCTCTCGATGGAAGCGGACACCGAGGTTTGAGTGGAGCTCACCAGGAACGGCAGCTCCGGTAACTCCGACACCGGGGACGATGTCAGGCACCTGCCGGGAAACAACAGttgcttctctccttcctcttgcTGCTCCAGCAGTCTCGTGCCGACCGGTTTCACGGGACTGCAAGACTCCGTTAATGTCGGGTCgcgtggaggtggaggtgggaaGAAGCAGGAGAAATCTCCATCAGGAGTCAAAACGTCCACCTCGCTCACCTGCTCCTCGGTCTCCGGTAACTGCGCGCGCCGGTCCGCTTCAGCCTCCAGCGCAGACTCCATGTGTGGGCTCCACGCCTCTCTGACACCGGCGGAGTCCTCGCGGGACACCGGGAGCAGTCCATCCGGCCGTTCAAACGGGAAGACACTCAACACATCGTTCTCCTTCGACACCTGCGGTTTGCTTATTTCAGGGTTGTCACTGCTGCTCCTGTCGCCGTCATGTGTTGCAGCTTTGTTGGTACTGTTGTTCCTCAGCCGGTATGACGCTGAGCATCGCCGGTTTCTCTTCACCAAAAATCCTCGAGGCAtggtgacgatgatgatggtgctCGGCGCGTGGCAGCACCAGGCGGAAAGAGCAACAACTCTTCTCTAGAAGCCACTTTCAAGTACAGCTTTGaagtgcagaggagagagagagagagagagagagagagacagagacagagacagagagaggcgcGCGCAGGTGTGATGAGAGCACGAGAGAG from the Seriola aureovittata isolate HTS-2021-v1 ecotype China chromosome 13, ASM2101889v1, whole genome shotgun sequence genome contains:
- the LOC130180422 gene encoding insulinoma-associated protein 2 yields the protein MPRGFLVKRNRRCSASYRLRNNSTNKAATHDGDRSSSDNPEISKPQVSKENDVLSVFPFERPDGLLPVSREDSAGVREAWSPHMESALEAEADRRAQLPETEEQVSEVDVLTPDGDFSCFFPPPPPRDPTLTESCSPVKPVGTRLLEQQEEGEKQLLFPGRCLTSSPVSELPELPFLVSSTQTSVSASIERLLASSSRHHTPSYGHNDKYDPSMTHVHLFPPLTLMNQDQHHTGRKHSYLETDQRLNSNRHHKQSAGNPSKKPKVNRKLNFEDEVTTSPVLGLRIKKESPELRRQREKSSAPTGNQPLGEFICQLCKEEYPDPFSLAQHKCSRIVRVEYRCPECDKVFSCPANLASHRRWHKPRPVNNQGAETNKSQPLKEARGLIQHERQPLEMEGKENELLRINTNQHHRALDSSRVRREPSLLLLHGRSRDSPDNDSLAPPHYDSSPHYRNPGESCLDLQQQVRAADSPPSSLLLLNGNPEERAELPQQQPPSLSHPPLPFVQSLPEEEVYECRYCGKKFRRQAYLKKHLAAHEMTAAASPPPPSYGQARENSGGQSQVFLCHLCGARFPSVEIRDKHRLWHAMRDELLAGTLGGGLRPDVFHAHREESGTGECEQQQQQQQQIFTCKHCPSTFFSSPGLTRHINKSHPTENRQVMLLQMTVRP